In Paenibacillus kyungheensis, the following are encoded in one genomic region:
- the argJ gene encoding bifunctional glutamate N-acetyltransferase/amino-acid acetyltransferase ArgJ — MADQGFKVVEGGSIVTPQGFQVGGLHCGLKKTERNDLGVIVCDVLANAAAVYTTNLFQAAPLQVTRESLAHGTLRAVVANSGNANACTGKQGEQDAYTMRAQTAQYLGVHEHEVAVASTGVIGELLKMDRLSAGITRLPAHIGKTEEHAEAFCQSILTTDLVKKEICVSVMVDGQEVHIAGAAKGSGMIHPNMATMLAFMTTDAVISSSALHQLLSQTTDQTFNMITVDGDTSTNDMLVAMASGFVQHNELTPEHPDWNHFAAAFRKVCEYLAQAIARDGEGATKLVEVVVTGAISELSARAIAKTVIGSSLVKSAMFGADANWGRVIAAVGRAGEPLNVETVDIRLGDIVVLTGSRPVTFDEEAALAYLQGDKVEIVVDLHYGEGQAVAWGCDLTYDYVRINAAYRT; from the coding sequence ATGGCAGATCAGGGATTCAAAGTAGTTGAGGGAGGTTCTATTGTAACTCCTCAAGGATTTCAGGTAGGTGGATTGCATTGTGGACTCAAAAAAACAGAGCGTAACGATCTTGGGGTCATCGTCTGTGATGTACTGGCCAATGCAGCGGCAGTATATACAACGAATCTATTTCAAGCCGCACCGCTTCAAGTGACTCGTGAAAGTCTAGCACATGGCACATTGCGCGCAGTAGTGGCTAATAGTGGAAATGCAAATGCATGCACAGGCAAACAAGGTGAGCAAGATGCATATACGATGCGTGCTCAGACCGCGCAGTATCTAGGTGTACATGAACACGAAGTAGCGGTAGCCTCAACAGGTGTGATTGGTGAATTGCTCAAAATGGATCGTTTATCTGCTGGAATCACTCGCCTTCCTGCACATATCGGCAAAACAGAAGAACATGCAGAAGCATTTTGCCAATCGATTTTAACAACCGATTTGGTTAAAAAAGAAATCTGCGTATCTGTAATGGTAGATGGACAAGAAGTGCATATTGCTGGAGCAGCCAAAGGATCTGGAATGATTCATCCGAATATGGCGACGATGCTTGCTTTTATGACTACAGATGCTGTGATCTCTTCCAGTGCGTTACACCAATTATTAAGTCAAACGACAGATCAGACATTTAATATGATTACTGTAGATGGAGATACAAGTACCAATGATATGCTGGTAGCGATGGCAAGTGGATTTGTACAACATAACGAATTAACGCCGGAACATCCAGATTGGAATCATTTTGCTGCGGCTTTCCGTAAAGTCTGTGAATATCTAGCTCAAGCGATCGCACGTGATGGTGAAGGAGCAACCAAATTAGTAGAAGTGGTTGTAACTGGAGCGATCAGTGAATTATCGGCTAGAGCGATTGCTAAAACGGTAATTGGCTCAAGTCTGGTTAAATCAGCGATGTTTGGAGCAGATGCGAACTGGGGACGTGTTATAGCCGCTGTAGGGCGTGCAGGCGAACCTTTGAATGTAGAGACAGTAGATATTCGATTAGGCGATATCGTCGTGCTGACAGGCTCTAGACCGGTTACATTTGATGAAGAAGCAGCATTAGCTTATTTGCAAGGGGATAAAGTCGAAATCGTGGTTGATTTGCATTATGGTGAAGGACAAGCTGTAGCATGGGGCTGTGATTTGACGTATGACTATGTACGTATTAATGCCGCTTATCGCACATAA
- the argC gene encoding N-acetyl-gamma-glutamyl-phosphate reductase, with protein MNPTKQRVAIVGSTGYGGVELIRFLQHHPHVEITSVISASSSGAPMSDQFPHLDSIIDMELDGVDAVATAAKADIVFTATPSGVSSTLVPQYLEAGLKVIDLSGDFRLKDSSTYEQWYKHDAPEANYLAEAVYGLCEQKGNDVQDQRLISNPGCYPTATLLGLMPGVEAGWIDHSSIIIDAKSGVSGAGRGTSLTSHYAEMNENFKAYKLNKHQHIPEIEQVLSGVVGEPVVVTFSTQLVPMTRGIMSTMYATIKGQHSEQDWIDLYREYYSDRPFVRIRKQGNWPSTKEVAGSNYCDIGFAVDERTGRITIVSVIDNLVKGAAGQAIQNLNRMMGWEETLGLKMVPVYP; from the coding sequence TTGAATCCAACTAAACAAAGAGTAGCTATTGTAGGTTCCACCGGCTATGGCGGGGTGGAACTGATTCGTTTTTTACAGCATCATCCGCATGTCGAGATTACTTCGGTTATTTCTGCATCAAGCAGTGGAGCACCGATGTCAGATCAATTTCCCCATTTAGATAGCATTATTGATATGGAATTAGATGGAGTCGATGCAGTGGCAACGGCTGCCAAAGCAGATATTGTATTTACCGCTACCCCTTCAGGAGTGAGTAGCACTTTAGTTCCACAATACTTAGAAGCAGGCTTGAAAGTGATTGATTTATCCGGTGACTTTCGCCTCAAAGATAGCAGTACTTATGAGCAATGGTATAAGCACGATGCACCCGAAGCTAATTATTTGGCAGAAGCAGTGTATGGGTTATGTGAGCAAAAGGGTAATGATGTACAGGATCAACGTCTAATCTCGAATCCAGGTTGTTATCCTACGGCTACGTTGCTCGGATTAATGCCTGGTGTCGAAGCAGGTTGGATTGATCATAGTTCGATTATTATCGATGCGAAGTCTGGTGTATCCGGTGCTGGACGCGGAACCAGTCTAACCAGTCATTATGCAGAAATGAATGAGAATTTTAAAGCGTATAAATTAAACAAACATCAACATATTCCAGAAATAGAACAAGTATTGTCCGGTGTAGTGGGTGAGCCTGTTGTTGTTACATTCAGTACACAGTTGGTGCCCATGACACGCGGTATTATGTCTACTATGTATGCAACGATCAAAGGGCAACATAGTGAGCAGGATTGGATCGATCTTTATCGTGAGTACTACAGCGATCGTCCATTTGTGCGTATTCGTAAACAAGGCAACTGGCCTTCGACCAAAGAAGTAGCAGGTTCTAATTATTGTGATATCGGATTTGCTGTAGATGAGCGTACAGGACGCATCACGATTGTGTCTGTTATTGATAATCTCGTCAAAGGCGCAGCAGGACAAGCCATCCAAAATTTAAATCGTATGATGGGCTGGGAAGAAACATTAGGTCTGAAAATGGTCCCTGTTTATCCATAA
- a CDS encoding YitT family protein has translation MIMQPRTGQRRRKPPMIPLTGPLRNSWDILLIIVGAFIMALTFNLFLLPNHIASGGVSGISIIVNQLLGIEPAYIQWLLNIPLFVAGVILLGRQYGMRSLIGTIVLPLFVYLTSSFPVPTTNPLLAALYGGIGVGLGLGIVFRGRGSTGGLSILAQIIQKYTGFSMSFCVILTDGSVIVFAGLLLKPEQALYALISLYITSKVIDAVELGFSNSKVAYIITNDIEQMQTAILNDLDRGLTKLNGEGGYTGDERTVLMVVIGQNEASRLKTIVRSVDPDAFVIISNAQEVLGKGFKMTG, from the coding sequence ATGATCATGCAACCTCGTACAGGGCAACGCAGACGCAAGCCGCCAATGATTCCATTAACAGGACCTCTTCGTAACAGTTGGGATATTTTGTTGATCATCGTAGGCGCTTTTATTATGGCACTGACGTTTAACCTGTTTTTATTACCTAATCATATCGCTTCAGGAGGGGTCTCTGGGATATCGATTATTGTCAATCAACTACTCGGGATTGAACCGGCGTATATTCAGTGGTTACTTAATATTCCTTTGTTTGTCGCAGGCGTGATATTACTGGGTAGACAATATGGAATGCGTTCATTGATTGGGACGATTGTATTACCGCTATTTGTTTATCTGACAAGTAGTTTTCCTGTGCCTACGACTAACCCTTTATTAGCAGCATTGTATGGAGGAATTGGAGTAGGGTTGGGACTTGGGATCGTTTTCCGCGGACGTGGTTCTACCGGTGGATTATCCATATTAGCGCAAATTATTCAAAAGTACACTGGATTCAGCATGTCTTTCTGTGTCATTTTGACAGACGGTAGTGTTATTGTATTCGCAGGGTTATTATTGAAGCCAGAACAAGCATTATATGCGTTAATCAGTCTGTATATTACCAGCAAAGTGATCGATGCTGTTGAGCTTGGATTCAGCAATTCCAAAGTTGCTTATATTATTACCAATGATATTGAACAAATGCAGACAGCGATTCTAAATGATCTGGATCGTGGATTAACAAAGCTTAACGGTGAAGGTGGATATACAGGTGACGAACGAACTGTATTAATGGTCGTTATCGGGCAGAATGAAGCCAGTCGTCTTAAAACGATTGTACGTTCTGTTGATCCAGATGCTTTTGTTATTATAAGCAATGCTCAAGAAGTATTAGGTAAAGGATTCAAAATGACTGGATAA